The proteins below come from a single Thalassomonas actiniarum genomic window:
- a CDS encoding NAD(P)H-dependent oxidoreductase, translated as MQSADIIVLQFPLYWYSTPALLKKWLDDVFSYGFAYGADGDKLKNKNLILSFTTGGPEQSYDTLGYNHFPIFELIKPLKQTAYFTQMILHPPIISHNMAYVEGVRNTPAGIEKKATEHSQRLISKLNEVMLLAS; from the coding sequence CTGCAAAGTGCGGACATTATCGTTTTACAGTTTCCTTTATATTGGTACTCGACCCCTGCTCTATTAAAAAAATGGCTCGACGATGTCTTTTCTTATGGCTTTGCTTACGGTGCAGACGGTGACAAGTTAAAGAATAAAAACCTGATATTGTCATTCACGACAGGCGGGCCTGAACAGTCGTATGATACTTTAGGTTACAATCATTTTCCTATTTTTGAATTAATCAAACCTTTAAAACAAACCGCTTATTTTACCCAAATGATATTGCACCCTCCCATTATTAGCCACAACATGGCGTATGTTGAAGGAGTGCGCAACACACCGGCGGGCATAGAGAAAAAAGCAACAGAACACTCTCAACGCCTGATCAGCAAACTTAATGAAGTCATGCTGTTAGCAAGTTAG